AGGAATTCGCCGGGGCTGGTATCGGGCACAAGATCTTCATCAATCGCTCCGAACTGGCAGATGACGTGATCGCCCTTGCGCGAAATGCCGGAGATCGCGGCGATCCGGTCCTTGTTCTCGCCCTTCAGCCGCAGCGCATGCATCTGTAAGCCTAAATACTGTCTTGTATCATCCCGCTTGTCGATGAGGCCGTGCAGGAAGGCTTGCGTTTCCGGATCGGCGAAGACGTCGCGAAGGCCAAGGCTCGCGAAGCGGATACTCTTCAGGCGGAAGAAGATATCGAGCAGGTGGTGCTGTTCTTCCGATGTTTCCGGGATGGTGTGTTCGACGCCACCGGCCGCTTCCAGACGTCTCGATTGAACGCGGAATTTCTTACGCCGGCTCTTGGCGTTGAGCTGCTTCAGCGTCTCCTCGAAATTGGAGAGGAACGGCAATTGATAGGCGTCGTTCTGGTTCTGCACCATCGGCAGTCCGGTGAGCGGGGTCTGTCGCCCGCGCCATTCCAGCGGGACGTTTTGCAGCAGCAGCAGATCGGCATGGCCCTTTAACGCCTGCCGAAGCTGCGCCGCGAACTTCTCCGCGTCGATGCTGCCGCCGCTTTCGGCAAAACTGCCGGAGAACAGACCGGTATTGATATTGCTGTGATCGGCAGCGATGAACTTTGCGACGGTCAATCCGCGGGATCTGACGATCTCGATCGGCAGAATGAAGGCCGTCTCCCCGGCATAGGTGCCCTTGAGGATCGCCAGCGGCCGCTGAAAGGCATTGACCCAGGCAGCGCACCAATCATAGCTCTGATGAAGCGAATGGAGATCATCGGTCTCCATAGCCCGCCAATCATCCTCCAATGGCCGCATCGCGTCGAAAACCGAGATGTCGATTTTCGCCATGGCAAGTTTCATGCTCACCTGGCGTAGGCGTGAAATCGCCATATCGGCCAGCGCGCCATCGTCTGACGGCTGTTCATCAACGTCGAGCTTTTGCGTCTGCACGGGAACTCTCCGGTCAAAATGTTGAACGGGAAGGTAGGTATGCAGGACGTATATTTGGTTTAACCGCCGCTCCTCAGCGACGTTTTCCGCCGATCACGGTTATTCGGCCGTTAATGGCTACTGCCGCCGCGGTCCGGCCATCCACTTGATGATCACCATTGCCGGCAATACCCAAAGCAGGCCGGTCAGCAGGAAGTAGAGCAGTTGCTCCCACCAGGGGGCGTTGCCGAGCGTCGCCACCGCGATCGTGTTCGCCACCAGCGCATAAACGAGCACAAGCACGATGATAAGGATCGTGCCGATGAATTTGCGGAGGCGGACGGGCATCGTTTATCTCTTATATGGGTAGCGCGGAGCGGCGCGACGGCATGCCGCAAAGCTTCGGGGCTTGTTTTGCATGAGCCGGTGGGGCAAATCAACTGCCGGATAGAAGGAGACATCATGGCCGTCGCGAACCTCACCACGGAACAGGCGATCCTGAGCGAAGTGCACAAGCAGAACCGCAATCGCCGCGCCTTGCGGCTGTGGCTCGGCTTCGTGCTTCTGGCGCTCTTCTGCCTCGTGCTCGTCGGAGGCGCCACGCGGCTGACCAATTCCGGCCTGTCGATCACCGAATGGAAGCCGATCCATGGCGTCATTCCGCCGCTGTCGGCAGCGGAATGGGACGAGGAATTCCGCCTCTACCAGCGCATTCCCGAATTTCAGCAATTGAACAGTTCGATGACCGTCGACGAGTTCAAGAGCATTTTCTGGTGGGAATGGGCGCACCGGCTGATCGCCCGCGGCATCGGCGTGATCTTCGCGCTGCCGCTCCTCTATTTCTGGCTGACGGGTCGGATCGAGAAACGCCTGCGCTGGCCGCTCGTCGGCATCCTGGCGCTCGGCGCCCTGCAGGGCTTCATCGGCTGGTGGATGGTGTCCTCAGGCCTTTCCGTTCGCACCGACGTCAGTCAGTACCGGCTGGCGACGCATCTCGTCATGGCCTGCCTGATCTTTGCCGGCTGCATGTGGATCATGCGCGGGCTGTCGCCGCACTCCAACGATCCGGCGCCGGCACGCAGCTCGCGCGGCCTCGCTGCCGCCATCGCTGTTTTCGCGCTGTTCCAGATCTATCTCGGCGCTTTGGTGGCGGGACTAGACGCCGGTTTTTCCTACAATACCTGGCCGCTGATGGATGGCGCCGTCATTCCCTCGGATCTGCTGATCCAGCAGCCCTTCTGGATCAATGCCTTCGAGAATCCGAAAACCGTGCAGTTCATCCACCGCATCGGCGCCTATACGCTCTTCGCACTGGTGCTGATCAACATGGTCATCGCCCTTCGCACCGCCCCTTGGACCACCCATGCCCGTCGCGCCGTCCTGCTTTTCGCGCTGGTGACCGTTCAGGCGGCGATCGGCGTTGCCACGCTGCTGATGCAGGTGCCGCTTCACTGGGGCCTGCTGCATCAGGCCGGCGCGCTTGTTGTATTCGGTTTCGCCGTCGCCAACTGGCGCGGCTTTTACGGTGAATACCCGCACGAGACGATGATCGCAGAACGCGATTGAAAGCGGGAGGCCTTCATTCGTTCTAACGGAGCACGCCGTCGAGCAGCGGCATGCCGATGATGGCAGCCGCCGCGATCAGCACGTAGCAGGCGATGCGGAAGGTCCGTTCCTCGGCAAGCCCGAACAGTTTCGAACCGCCATAGAGACCCAGCGCATAACTCGGCAGGATAACGACGGTGAGGGCGAAGACGGCGGGCACGAACAGCTCGCCGATATAATAGCTGATGGCGCTGAACACCGACGAGATCGAAAAATAAAGCACGACATTCGCTCTGACACGCGCGAAGTCCGTCTTGCCGCCGAGCCAGTAGGCTACGACAGGCGGTCCGCCGAGTTGCGCGGCGCCGCTGAAGAGTCCGGCGATCAGGCCGACGCCGCTGCTGAGCGGTGCTGACGGCGCGCCGTGGTAGCGCCATCCCGATACGAGAAGCGCGAGCAGAGAGATGGCGATGATCGTGATGCTCCAGCGCAATAGCGTCGGGTCGAGCAGCGCCAGTAGCGCCGTGCCGGCCGGGACGCCGAGTACCGCACCGGCCGCCATGACGAAGACTTCGGACCGGTTAGCGTCGCGCCAGGCGGGTGGGATCATCCCCAGCGTGGCGATGCCGTCGATGACGAGCAGGATCGGCGAGACCAGCTTCGGCCCGACGATGGCGCCGCCGAGCGGGACGAAGATCAACGCTGCGCCGAAACCGGAAAAGCCGCGGGCAAGCCCGGCGATGAAGGCAAAAGCCATCAGCGCATAGATGCCGTGATCGGGCAGGGCGGCGGCAAACCAAGCCTGCCCGTCGGAGACAAGCGCATCCAGCGTCATGGCGTCAGGAGGCGAGCATCAGGTCCATGTTCTGCACGGCCGCACCCGAGGCGCCCTTGCCGAGATTGTCGAGCAGCGCCACCAGATTGACCTGGGAACCGCCCGGCGTGCCGAAGACGAAGAGCTTCATCGTGTCCTTGCCTTCGAGTTCGACGGCATTGACGCGGGCAAGCGCCTTGCTGTCGGAAAGCGGCACGACGGTGACGATTTCCTGTCCGGCATAATGCGCGACGAGTGCGGCATGGATGCTTTCCATCGTCGTACCCTCGGCGAGATCGTCGAGATGCAGCGGCACCTGCACGATCATGCCCTGCGCGAACTTGCCGACCGACGGCGAGAAGATCGGTGCGCGGTCGAGCAGGCCGTGCACGGTCATTTCGGGCACATGTTTGTGAGTGAGCGGCAGGCCATAAAGGAAATGCGGCGCGGTGATCGCATCCGGATGATCCGGGTTTTCCATCTGCGCGATCATCTGCTTGCCGCCGCCGGAATAACCGGAGACTGCGTTGACCGTCACCGGATAGCCATCCGGCAGAATTCCGGCGGCGCGAAGCGGCCGGATGAGGCCGATAGCGCCCGTGGGATAGCAGCCCGGGTTCGAGACGAAGCGGGCGGAAGCGATTTTCTCGGCCTGCTCTTTGTCCATTTCGGCAAAGCCGTAGGCCCAGCCGGGATTGACGCGAAAGGCCGTCGACGTGTCGATAACGCGGACGTTATTATTGGCCGAGACCATCTGAACCGCTTCCTTCGACGCGTCGTCGGGCAGGCAGAGCATGGCGATGTCGGCGCTGTTCAGCATGTCTTCGCGCATGGCGGCATTGCGCCGCTCGGCCTCGGGAATGGACAGAAGCTCGACATCGCGGCGGCCGGCCATGCGCGTGCGGATCTGCAGACCCGTTGTGCCGTGTTCGCCATCGATGAAGATTTTCGGTGCCATGTTAGACCTGCGCTTTCAATCGGTTCTGAGGATTTCCGGATTCGATTTGAACGATGATAAATCAGCCTTGTGACACCGCAATGGCGCGTCGCTCGGCACGAAGGCCCAGCATATACATTGCTACCGTTGCCCCGGCAATGGCGGTGACATCGGCATGGTCGTAAGGCGGCGACACTTCGACCACGTCGGCGCCGCGGATATCGAGTTGGTGCAGACGCTGCAGCACCGAGAGGATCTTGGCGCTCGACGGTCCGCCTGCAACCGGCGTGCCGGTGCCCGGGGCAAAGGCGGGATCCAGGCAATCGATATCGAATGTGAGATAGGCGGGAGCGCCGCGCGTATGAGAGATGATCGCCGAGGCGATGTCGCCGGCATTCATGTCTTCGACCTGGTGACCATAGAGAATATTGATGCCGCAATCCTCCGGCGCATGGGTGCGGATGCCGATCTGGATCGAGCGGTCAGGATCGACGATGCCCTCGCGCACGGCCCGCGCCACGAAGGAGCCGTGGTCGATACGCCGCTCTTCGTCGAACCAGGTGTCCTGGTGAGCGTCGAACTGCACGAGTGCGAGAGGCCCGTGTTTTGCCGCATGGGCTTTCAGCAGCGGCCATGTGACGTAGTGGTCGCCGCCGAGCGTCAGCAGAAAGGCGCCGCTGTCGAGGATCGCGTTGGCTTGGCGTTCGATGGCGCCAGGTGTGTCCTGGTGATTGCCGTAGTCGAGCAGGCAATCGCCATAGTCGATCACCGCCATGTCGGCGAACAGGTCGCGGTTGAAGGGATATTGTGCATCATTGTCGAATATCGCTGAGGCGCGCCGGATCGCCTGCGGGCCGAAGCGCGTGCCCGGTCTGTTCGATGTGGCGGCGTCGAACGGGATGCCCCAGACGGCGACATCGACGCCCGCAAGTTCTTTGGTGAAGCGGCGGCGCATGAAGGACAGCGCGCCGGCGAAGGTGGGATCGCTGGCGGCCGAAGTGAGAGTGGTCGCCGTGAAGGCATGATCAATGGTCTTGTTCGCCAAGGGGGCTCCTTCTCTATCAGCGCTGGCGTGGTCGCGTTCGATGTCGACCTTATATCGACTGGCCACCGGTCACGACCAAACCGCCTGATGGCGTCTGCCTGATCCTGACCCGAAAGCAACTGATGTTTCCTTTCGGGGCAGGTAAGGGGTAGGCGAGGTGCGCCGAGATTTCAAGCGATCCCTCGCTTGACGGCAGCTCTGCGTTTTAAGCTGCCGGCATTCCGTGGCAATTCCTCAGACGGTCTTCCGCGCCAGCTGGCGCAATCCGGCCAGCGTTATCAGCGCTGCCGCGCCGGTATAGGCCGCGAGCGGCCATGCCGTGTTCCCGTCGAGCAGAACCACGAACAATGTGCCTGCAACACCGACCAGCAGGCTTTCGACACAGAAGTAGAGCGCCACGGCTGTTCCCGCGGTATTGCCAAAAGCAGCAAGCGCACCATTGGCCATGACGGCGGTCGCAAGGACAATGCCGATCGCGATGATCCACATCGGTAGGATGAGGCCGATAAGGGGTGCCCGCAGAAACATCTCTCCCGTTGCAAGCATTACCGCGCCGACAAGCAGTATCGCCATGCCCCTTCCGAGGCTGCCTGCAATGCCCCAGCGTGTGACGAAGCACTTGGCAAAGCGCGCCGTCACGATCATCACCAAGGCCACCGAGGCAAAGATGAAGCTGAAGGTGATGCCGGAAAAGCCGGCCCGATCGATCAGGATACGGGGTGCGGTCGAGAAGAAGACGAAGAAGGCTCCCATCGCCGCGCTGAAACCGGTCGTATAGATCCAGAAGGGCAAGCTCGCGAGGATCGGGCGTATGGCGATGGCTGTCGTCGCCGTAGCGGGGCGGGTTTCATGCCACCGCATGGCGGCATTGAGAATGGCGACGATCGACAGCAGGCCGATGATGAGAAAGATGGCTCGCCACCCATAGTGGTCGGCAATCACCGCGCCGACGACCGGCCCGAACGCAGGCACAAGCGATAGCAGGGAACCGAGCAGGCTATAGATGACGCTGCTCTCCGGCCGTTCGGCGTAGACGTCGCGCACTGTTGCGAAGGTGGCGACAAGAGCCGCTGAGGCGCCGATCGCCTGCAACAATCGCAAGGCCACGAAGAGGAGTGCGGATGAGGCCCCGGCAAGCAGAAAGGACGCAAGGGCAAAGAGTGCCGCCCCGCCGAGCAGCACGGGCCGCCGCCCGACGATATCGGAGATCGGACCAAAGACAATCTGGCCGACGCCGAGCACAAGCATGTAGAGGCTGAGGGTCAACTGGATGACCTCAGGCGAGGTGCCGAGCGCCTGGGGCATCGTCGGCACGACCGGTAGATAGATGTCCATGGCAAGCGACGCCAGGATGTCGAAAGGAGCCATCAGCAACAAGCTTGCCGGCACGGAATAATTCCACGACGGAATTTTCGGATAAGACATGGGTAAGATCCGCTCAAATGATTTTCATTCGGCGGCGATCTGTCTTTCATCAGTATCGGATTTGCTGGGACAGATGCCGCAACAACAGCGCAAAGTTGTTGCGGCTTAGTTGTCCGCGGACTTGGTTGTTCCCATGATGCGACCTTGATTGCGGCACCGCTCGTTCGCGAAACCCTTTGTCGGATTTCCACCAGCAGAACCGGAGTGCGGCAATGGCGGCGAGGCGATGCCGGGATTCATCAAACGCCCCAACAGAAAGGCCGGGTTTCCCCGGCCTTCGTAATTCCGTCTGTCCGAAACGATTAGCGCTTGGAGAACTGGAACGAGCGGCGGGCCTTTGCCTTGCCGTACTTCTTGCGTTCGACGACGCGGCTGTCGCGGGTGAGGAAGCCGCCCTTCTTCAGCACCGAGCGCAGGCCCGGTTCGAAGTAGGTCAACGCCTTGGACAGGCCGTGGCGAACAGCGCCGGCCTGGCCGGAAAGACCGCCGCCGGCAACGGTTGCGATGATGTCGAACTGGCCGTCACGGGCAGCTGCGACAATCGGCTGGCGGAGGATCATCTGCAGGACGGGGCGGGCGAAGTAAGCCGTGAAGTCCTTGCCGTTGACGATGATCTTGCCGGAGCCGGCCTTGACCCAAACGCGGGCGACGGCGTCCTTACGCTTGCCGGTCGCGTAGGAACGACCGAGCGAATCGACCTTGCGGACGTGGGCCGGAGCGGCAGCTTCGGAAGACGTGCCGAGATCCTTCAGAGAGGAGAGGTCAGCCATGATCAGGCGCTCCTTACGTTCTTTTTGTTGAGCGCGGCAACGTCGAGGGCGACCGGCTGTTGGGCTTCATGGGGATGGTTGGGACCGGCGTAAACGCGAAGGTTCTTCATCTGGCGACGGCCGAGCGGGCCGCGCGGAACCATGCGTTCGACAGCCTTTTCGAGGACGCGCTCGGGGAAGCGGCCTTCGATGATCTGGCGTGCGGTGCGCTCCTTGATGCCGCCGGCATAACCGGTGTGCCAGTAGTAGACCTTGTCGGAATACTTCTTGCCGGTGAAAACCACCTTGTCGGCATTGATGACGATGACGTTATCGCCGTCGTCAACGTGGGGCGTGAATGTTGCCTTGTGCTTGCCGCGCAGGCGCATAGCGATGATGGAAGCGAGACGGCCAACGACCAGCCCTTCGGCGTCGATGATCACCCACTTCTTCTCCACCTCTGCAGGCTTCTGTGAGAAGGTTGCCATAGTGAATACTCTCTTTTAGGACCCTTGGGCCGAGGGCTTTAAGGGCGTTTCTTGTTGCTTGGATTGGCAAGCGCGAACCTGCCAAAAAGAAAGCAGCCCGGACAGGCTGCGTTCTGGCGCGGTGTATAAAGGCAATGTGACACAGGGTCAATATCGGCTTTCGCGACCGTTGGAAAAAAAGGCAAATGAAAACAGTCGGTTAGATGTGTGGTGTTGAGATACCTCACGATTAAGCTGAATATTTGCCCTATTTAACATTGTAGCGTTGCCCGCCGGCGATCGAAAACCGTCGCTAATCCTCAAAGGCACGCAGGCATTTTATCATTTCCCGAAGGCCGCGTGTCAGATGCTTGTCTCGACGAAGAACCATGCCGAGGCGGCGTGTCAGCTTCGGCTGCAGCGACGATGTCGTCAGGAGACCTGCGCGGTCGCGCCTCACCGCCAGACCCGGCAGGATGGACCAGCCGAGTCCGACGGCCACCAGTTCCTTGATCGCCTCGATACTGCCGAACTCCATCGCCGGTCGGATCCTGGTATTCGGGGCGGCCAGCCACGCGTCGATTGCCCGCCTCGTATTGCCGCCCTCATAAAGCAGCAGCGTCCTGTCGCGCATGAAGGCGGCGTCCGGCCCACCCTTGGGCACAGGGCTACCCGGAGGGGCGACAGCCAGCAATTCCTCCTCGTAGAAGGGTTCGATCTCGAAGTTCCGTCCCGATGCCGGCAGGGCCACAACGGCGATGTCGAGACGATTGGCTTCCAGATCGCGCAGAATATCGTCGGCATTGCCGATCGAGACGGTGATTTCGAGGCCAGGCATGGACTTCCGGGCGGCGGCGATGGCGCGGGGAAGCAGATGGATCGATGCCGTGCCGCCGCTGCCGATGCGGACACGGCCGCTGGCGCCATCCCTGTGGGGCATCATCGCTTCTTCCGACGCGGCTGCCTGCTGAAGCAGACGCCTTGCATGCGAAAGCAGGTCGATGCCCGCAGCCGTCGGTTGCGCCCGCCGTCCGACGCGCTCGATCAGCCTGACGCCGAGCCGCTGTTCGAGCCCCTTGATCTGCAGGCTGACGGCCGGCTGCGTCACGCCTTCCTTGTCGGCCGCAGCCGTAAAGCTCCCGAGGTCGGCGACATTGATGAAGGTTGCGAGCTGATCGAGATTGAGGAGCATGCCAAAGAAATCCTTATGCATATGATAATATCCATAAGCTTCTTTCGCTGCTCCTTCCAGCGCATCTTTTGTCCATAGGAAAGGATGAAAAGATGAGCGTGGAATCCGACGAAATCTTAGAAATACCGCTCAGCGCCCTTCGGCTGAAACGTCGTGAGACGGCGCGTTGGGGCAGGCGGCTGCTGGCGGCCATCGAATGCCGGCTCGAAAAGCGTCGCAGTCGCCGCAAACTGTCGGAACTCACCGATGACGAGCTTCGCGATATCGGTCTGACCCCTGCACAGGCGAAGGCGGAGAGATCGAAATCATGGTTCTGGTTTTGACCGCGACGGCGGATCCTGCTCGAAATTGGCGGCGCCTTGTGGCAGAACGGCTATGTGGAGATCGAGCGCAGGAGCAGCATCATGGCCGAAATCGTATCCTTCCGAAAGGAAGCGGACAGGACGGATGGATTGTTGCTCCGCTCGTTGCGCGACGGCGTGCTGCGGCTCGTGCTTAACGACCCGCCGGCCAATGTGCTTTCGATCGCGCTTCTCGAAGCGCTGATGGCTGAGCTCGAAAGGGCGGAGGCGGATTTGGATGTGCGCGTCGTCGTCATCGCCTCGACCGGCCTCGTCTTTTCCGCGGGCCATGATCTCAAGGAACTCACGGCCCATCGCGTCGACGAAGATCAGGGCGCCGCTTTTTTCGGGAAAAGCTTCCGGCTCTGCGCCGATTTGATGCTGAAGATCGCGCATGTGCCAAAGCCTGTCATTGCCGAGGTCGATGGGCTTGCAACGGCTGCGGGCTGTCAACTCGTCGCCTCCTGCGATCTGGCGATCTGCACCGACACTTCGACGTTCTGTACGCCGGGCGTCAATATCGGCCTGTTCTGTTCGACGCCGATGGTGGCCGTTTCCCGTGCCGCGCATCGCAAGCAGGCTATGGAGATGCTCTTGACCGGCGAGACGATTGATGCCTCGACCGCCAAGGATTTCGGCCTCGTCAACCGCATCGTGCCGAAGC
This DNA window, taken from Rhizobium etli CFN 42, encodes the following:
- a CDS encoding GNAT family N-acetyltransferase, producing MQTQKLDVDEQPSDDGALADMAISRLRQVSMKLAMAKIDISVFDAMRPLEDDWRAMETDDLHSLHQSYDWCAAWVNAFQRPLAILKGTYAGETAFILPIEIVRSRGLTVAKFIAADHSNINTGLFSGSFAESGGSIDAEKFAAQLRQALKGHADLLLLQNVPLEWRGRQTPLTGLPMVQNQNDAYQLPFLSNFEETLKQLNAKSRRKKFRVQSRRLEAAGGVEHTIPETSEEQHHLLDIFFRLKSIRFASLGLRDVFADPETQAFLHGLIDKRDDTRQYLGLQMHALRLKGENKDRIAAISGISRKGDHVICQFGAIDEDLVPDTSPGEFLYWQTISGLHGKGVAVFDFGLGDQTYKRSWAPVETAHYDVVLPVSPFGLAAGAAHRIVTRGKAHIKARPKLYKFAQNIRARIG
- a CDS encoding DUF1127 domain-containing protein, with amino-acid sequence MSVESDEILEIPLSALRLKRRETARWGRRLLAAIECRLEKRRSRRKLSELTDDELRDIGLTPAQAKAERSKSWFWF
- the rpsI gene encoding 30S ribosomal protein S9; the encoded protein is MADLSSLKDLGTSSEAAAPAHVRKVDSLGRSYATGKRKDAVARVWVKAGSGKIIVNGKDFTAYFARPVLQMILRQPIVAAARDGQFDIIATVAGGGLSGQAGAVRHGLSKALTYFEPGLRSVLKKGGFLTRDSRVVERKKYGKAKARRSFQFSKR
- a CDS encoding COX15/CtaA family protein; this encodes MAVANLTTEQAILSEVHKQNRNRRALRLWLGFVLLALFCLVLVGGATRLTNSGLSITEWKPIHGVIPPLSAAEWDEEFRLYQRIPEFQQLNSSMTVDEFKSIFWWEWAHRLIARGIGVIFALPLLYFWLTGRIEKRLRWPLVGILALGALQGFIGWWMVSSGLSVRTDVSQYRLATHLVMACLIFAGCMWIMRGLSPHSNDPAPARSSRGLAAAIAVFALFQIYLGALVAGLDAGFSYNTWPLMDGAVIPSDLLIQQPFWINAFENPKTVQFIHRIGAYTLFALVLINMVIALRTAPWTTHARRAVLLFALVTVQAAIGVATLLMQVPLHWGLLHQAGALVVFGFAVANWRGFYGEYPHETMIAERD
- a CDS encoding sulfite exporter TauE/SafE family protein — protein: MTLDALVSDGQAWFAAALPDHGIYALMAFAFIAGLARGFSGFGAALIFVPLGGAIVGPKLVSPILLVIDGIATLGMIPPAWRDANRSEVFVMAAGAVLGVPAGTALLALLDPTLLRWSITIIAISLLALLVSGWRYHGAPSAPLSSGVGLIAGLFSGAAQLGGPPVVAYWLGGKTDFARVRANVVLYFSISSVFSAISYYIGELFVPAVFALTVVILPSYALGLYGGSKLFGLAEERTFRIACYVLIAAAAIIGMPLLDGVLR
- the speB gene encoding agmatinase, yielding MANKTIDHAFTATTLTSAASDPTFAGALSFMRRRFTKELAGVDVAVWGIPFDAATSNRPGTRFGPQAIRRASAIFDNDAQYPFNRDLFADMAVIDYGDCLLDYGNHQDTPGAIERQANAILDSGAFLLTLGGDHYVTWPLLKAHAAKHGPLALVQFDAHQDTWFDEERRIDHGSFVARAVREGIVDPDRSIQIGIRTHAPEDCGINILYGHQVEDMNAGDIASAIISHTRGAPAYLTFDIDCLDPAFAPGTGTPVAGGPSSAKILSVLQRLHQLDIRGADVVEVSPPYDHADVTAIAGATVAMYMLGLRAERRAIAVSQG
- a CDS encoding enoyl-CoA hydratase, with translation MAEIVSFRKEADRTDGLLLRSLRDGVLRLVLNDPPANVLSIALLEALMAELERAEADLDVRVVVIASTGLVFSAGHDLKELTAHRVDEDQGAAFFGKSFRLCADLMLKIAHVPKPVIAEVDGLATAAGCQLVASCDLAICTDTSTFCTPGVNIGLFCSTPMVAVSRAAHRKQAMEMLLTGETIDASTAKDFGLVNRIVPKQYLAQVVSKYAAVIAGKSPLTLKIGKEAFYRQLELPVEAAYDYASRVMVENMLTRDAQEGIGAFLGKRKSEWKGE
- the cml gene encoding CmlA/FloR family chloramphenicol efflux MFS transporter, which translates into the protein MSYPKIPSWNYSVPASLLLMAPFDILASLAMDIYLPVVPTMPQALGTSPEVIQLTLSLYMLVLGVGQIVFGPISDIVGRRPVLLGGAALFALASFLLAGASSALLFVALRLLQAIGASAALVATFATVRDVYAERPESSVIYSLLGSLLSLVPAFGPVVGAVIADHYGWRAIFLIIGLLSIVAILNAAMRWHETRPATATTAIAIRPILASLPFWIYTTGFSAAMGAFFVFFSTAPRILIDRAGFSGITFSFIFASVALVMIVTARFAKCFVTRWGIAGSLGRGMAILLVGAVMLATGEMFLRAPLIGLILPMWIIAIGIVLATAVMANGALAAFGNTAGTAVALYFCVESLLVGVAGTLFVVLLDGNTAWPLAAYTGAAALITLAGLRQLARKTV
- a CDS encoding DUF2842 domain-containing protein; translation: MPVRLRKFIGTILIIVLVLVYALVANTIAVATLGNAPWWEQLLYFLLTGLLWVLPAMVIIKWMAGPRRQ
- the rplM gene encoding 50S ribosomal protein L13, with protein sequence MATFSQKPAEVEKKWVIIDAEGLVVGRLASIIAMRLRGKHKATFTPHVDDGDNVIVINADKVVFTGKKYSDKVYYWHTGYAGGIKERTARQIIEGRFPERVLEKAVERMVPRGPLGRRQMKNLRVYAGPNHPHEAQQPVALDVAALNKKNVRSA
- the argC gene encoding N-acetyl-gamma-glutamyl-phosphate reductase, encoding MAPKIFIDGEHGTTGLQIRTRMAGRRDVELLSIPEAERRNAAMREDMLNSADIAMLCLPDDASKEAVQMVSANNNVRVIDTSTAFRVNPGWAYGFAEMDKEQAEKIASARFVSNPGCYPTGAIGLIRPLRAAGILPDGYPVTVNAVSGYSGGGKQMIAQMENPDHPDAITAPHFLYGLPLTHKHVPEMTVHGLLDRAPIFSPSVGKFAQGMIVQVPLHLDDLAEGTTMESIHAALVAHYAGQEIVTVVPLSDSKALARVNAVELEGKDTMKLFVFGTPGGSQVNLVALLDNLGKGASGAAVQNMDLMLAS
- a CDS encoding LysR family transcriptional regulator; translation: MHKDFFGMLLNLDQLATFINVADLGSFTAAADKEGVTQPAVSLQIKGLEQRLGVRLIERVGRRAQPTAAGIDLLSHARRLLQQAAASEEAMMPHRDGASGRVRIGSGGTASIHLLPRAIAAARKSMPGLEITVSIGNADDILRDLEANRLDIAVVALPASGRNFEIEPFYEEELLAVAPPGSPVPKGGPDAAFMRDRTLLLYEGGNTRRAIDAWLAAPNTRIRPAMEFGSIEAIKELVAVGLGWSILPGLAVRRDRAGLLTTSSLQPKLTRRLGMVLRRDKHLTRGLREMIKCLRAFED